One region of Bubalus bubalis isolate 160015118507 breed Murrah chromosome 15, NDDB_SH_1, whole genome shotgun sequence genomic DNA includes:
- the BHLHE22 gene encoding class E basic helix-loop-helix protein 22 — protein MERGLHLGAAAAGEDDLYLHKSLSASAAKRLEAAFRSTPPGMDLSLAPPPRERPASSSSSPLGCFEPADPEGAGLLLPPPGGGGGAGGGGGGGGVGVPGLLVGSAGVGGDPSLSSLPAGATLCLKYGESAGRGSVAESSGGEQSPDDDSDGRCELVLRPGGTDPRASPGAGGGSTKAAEGCSNALLHGGGGAPPGAPSSGGGGGSGGGGGGGSGGSKKSKEQKALRLNINARERRRMHDLNDALDELRAVIPYAHSPSVRKLSKIATLLLAKNYILMQAQALEEMRRLVAYLNQGQAISAASLPSSAAAAAAAAALHPALGAYEQAAGYPFSAGLPPAASCPEKCALFNSVSSSLCKQCTEKP, from the coding sequence ATGGAGCGCGGGCTGCACCTCGGCGCGGCCGCCGCGGGCGAAGACGACCTCTACCTGCACAAGAGCCTGAGCGCCTCCGCCGCCAAGCGCTTGGAGGCGGCTTTCCGCTCCACGCCCCCGGGCATGGACCTGTCCCTGGCACCGCCGCCCCGGGAGCGCCCGGCGTCCTCCTCTTCGTCGCCCCTCGGCTGCTTCGAGCCTGCTGACCCCGAGGGGgcagggctgctgctgccacCGCCCGGGGGAGGCGGCGGcgcgggaggcggcggcggcggcggcggggtgGGCGTCCCCGGGCTGCTCGTGGGCTCCGCCGGCGTTGGGGGCGACCCCAGCCTGAGCAGCCTGCCGGCCGGGGCGACCCTGTGCCTCAAGTACGGCGAGAGCGCCGGCCGGGGCTCAGTGGCCGAGAGCAGCGGCGGCGAGCAGAGCCCCGACGACGACAGCGACGGCCGTTGCGAGCTGGTGCTGCGGCCCGGAGGCACCGACCCGCGGGCCTCCCCGGGTGCGGGAGGCGGCAGCACCAAGGCGGCCGAGGGCTGCTCCAACGCCCTCCTccacggcggcggcggcgcccccCCGGGGGCCCcgagcagcggcggcggcgggggtagcggcggcggcggcggcgggggtaGCGGCGGCAGCAAGAAATCCAAAGAGCAGAAGGCGCTGCGGCTCAACATCAACGCCCGCGAGCGCCGGCGGATGCACGACCTGAACGACGCGCTGGACGAGCTGCGCGCGGTGATCCCCTACGCGCACAGCCCCTCGGTGCGGAAGCTCTCCAAGATCGCCACGCTGCTGCTCGCCAAGAACTACATCCTCATGCAGGCGCAGGCCCTGGAGGAGATGCGGCGCCTCGTCGCCTACCTCAACCAGGGCCAGGCCATCTCcgccgcctccctgcccagctctgcggcggcggcggccgcggccgCTGCCCTGCACCCGGCGCTTGGCGCCTACGAGCAGGCGGCCGGATACCCGTTCAGCGCCGGGCTGCCCCCGGCCGCCTCCTGCCCGGAGAAGTGCGCCCTGTTCAATAGCGTCTCCTCCAGCCTCTGCAAACAGTGCACGGAGAAGCCTTAA